One Kitasatospora sp. NBC_01266 genomic window carries:
- a CDS encoding HPr family phosphocarrier protein, with protein sequence MAERRVTIGWPEGLHARPASVFVRAAAALGVPVTIAKAAGGNPVNAASMLGLLALGAEGGEEVVLASDAPEADAALDRLAAMVAQGLDELPEA encoded by the coding sequence ATGGCTGAGCGCCGCGTCACCATCGGTTGGCCCGAGGGCCTGCACGCCCGTCCCGCCTCCGTCTTCGTGCGAGCGGCCGCCGCCCTCGGCGTGCCGGTCACCATCGCCAAGGCCGCCGGCGGCAACCCGGTCAACGCCGCCTCGATGCTCGGCCTGCTGGCGCTCGGCGCCGAGGGCGGCGAGGAGGTCGTGCTGGCCTCCGACGCCCCCGAGGCCGATGCCGCGCTGGACCGCCTGGCCGCGATGGTCGCGCAGGGCCTGGACGAGCTGCCCGAGGCCTGA